CGGCGCCGAAGAGGCGAACGTGCAGCCCCACTCCGGGTCGCAGGCAAACCTCGCCATGTTCTTCAGCGTGCTCGACCCGGGCGACACGTTCATGGGCATGAAGCTCAACCAGGGCGGTCACCTCACCCACGGCCACCCAGTGAACTTCAGCGGCCGCTACTTCAAGGTCGTTGAATATGGTCTCGATCAAGAGACCGAGCAGCTCGACTACGACGAGATGGAACGGCTGGCGAAAGCGCACCGCCCCAAGCTCATCATGGCCGGCGCCAGCGCCTATCCCCGCATCATCGACTTTCCGCGCATCCGCCGCATCGCCGACGAGGTGGAGGCCGTTTTCGTGGTCGACATGGCCCACATCGCCGGGCTCGTCGCGGCAGGCGTTCACCCTAGCCCCGTGCCCTACGCCGACATCGTCACCACCACCACCCACAAGACGCTGCGCGGGCCTCGCTCCGGGCTCATCCTCAGCAAGAGCGCGTGGGCGAAGCAGATCAACAAGAACGTGTTCCCCGGCACCCAGGGGGGGCCGCTCATGCACGTCATCGCGGCCAAGGCCGTGGCCTTCGGCGAGGCTCTGAAGCCCACGTTCAAGGACTACCAGCAGCAGGTCGTCGCCAATGCGCGAGCCCTGGCTGCCGCGCTCTCAGAGCGAGCCGTGCGCGTCGTGAGCGGCGGCACCGACACCCATCTCACCCTGGTTGACGTGACCTCCGTCGATCTCAGCGGAAAGCAGGCCGAGCACCTGCTCGATGAGGCAGGCATCACCGTCAACAAGAACGCCATCCCCTTCGACACGCGCTCTCCCATGGATCCGAGCGGCATTCGCATCGGTACGCCGGCCCTCACGTCTCGCGGCATGAAAGAGCCCCAGATGGAACAGATCGGTCGCTGGATCGTCGACGTGCTCCGCGCGCCCCACGACAGCGCCGTGCGCGAGCGCGTCCGCAATGAGGTGCGCCAGCTCTGTGACGGCTTCCCGCTGTACGCCGAACGCCTCATCGAGTCCGCACCTCCGTCCGCGGCCCCGGTCTGATCGTGTCCGACGTCATCGTTGTGGCGGTCGACGAAGCTTCGCTCGCGACCGCCATGGAGGAGCGTGGGCTCTCTGACGCCTACGAAGCGATGTGCGAGGTCAGCCGATGCCTCGCCCCCCTCGCGCAGGCGGGACACGGCCTCGTAGTGACCCTCGCGGGGCAGCGCGCGCTCGATGAGATCGTTGCTCGCGTCACCGTGAGCAGCGGAGGGGTC
The sequence above is a segment of the Pseudomonadota bacterium genome. Coding sequences within it:
- a CDS encoding serine hydroxymethyltransferase; translation: MRILWDQDPDVAQAIYDETRRQGSTLEMIASENFVSEAVLAAQGSVLTNKYAEGYPGKRYYGGCEFVDVVENLAISRAKTLFGAEEANVQPHSGSQANLAMFFSVLDPGDTFMGMKLNQGGHLTHGHPVNFSGRYFKVVEYGLDQETEQLDYDEMERLAKAHRPKLIMAGASAYPRIIDFPRIRRIADEVEAVFVVDMAHIAGLVAAGVHPSPVPYADIVTTTTHKTLRGPRSGLILSKSAWAKQINKNVFPGTQGGPLMHVIAAKAVAFGEALKPTFKDYQQQVVANARALAAALSERAVRVVSGGTDTHLTLVDVTSVDLSGKQAEHLLDEAGITVNKNAIPFDTRSPMDPSGIRIGTPALTSRGMKEPQMEQIGRWIVDVLRAPHDSAVRERVRNEVRQLCDGFPLYAERLIESAPPSAAPV